One Nitrospira sp. DNA window includes the following coding sequences:
- a CDS encoding Molybdenum ABC transporter, substrate-binding protein ModA, giving the protein MTGRHGFVGIAFLFSVLIGTGWNPSPVQAQPETLTIAAANSLKDALRKVLPLFEAQYPESTLRIVYGPSQTLRTQIEQGAPVDIFLPSLSEEIDQLEKKGLIIQNTKRIYAGTSLVLIAGATFPAPITSIQELHTTPARRIAIGDPKTSSVGKVAAQFLQYSRLEPKLKSQYVFGEHSRAVLDLVANGEAEIGIVYRTDAALNKKVRILDTAPVESHAPVHYGVALPWTAKNISGADDFVEFLLTPQIQTLLQQYGFDRVSPDVGATRSQEGQR; this is encoded by the coding sequence ATGACAGGACGACATGGTTTCGTTGGAATAGCGTTTCTTTTCAGCGTGCTGATAGGGACCGGCTGGAATCCCTCACCCGTGCAGGCGCAGCCCGAGACATTAACGATCGCCGCCGCGAATAGTCTCAAGGATGCGCTGCGGAAGGTCCTTCCGCTCTTCGAAGCCCAATACCCGGAGAGTACTCTGCGGATCGTTTACGGGCCCTCGCAAACCCTCCGCACGCAGATCGAACAGGGCGCCCCCGTGGACATCTTCCTCCCATCATTGTCCGAGGAGATCGATCAGCTTGAAAAAAAGGGGTTGATCATTCAGAACACCAAACGCATTTATGCCGGCACATCCTTGGTACTCATCGCAGGGGCAACGTTCCCCGCGCCGATCACTTCCATTCAAGAATTGCACACGACCCCCGCGCGCCGGATCGCGATCGGAGATCCCAAAACATCCTCCGTGGGAAAGGTCGCAGCGCAATTCCTGCAATACAGCAGGCTCGAACCAAAACTGAAATCTCAATACGTCTTCGGCGAACACTCCCGGGCCGTTCTCGATCTCGTCGCAAACGGTGAAGCTGAGATCGGCATCGTCTATCGAACGGATGCCGCGTTGAACAAGAAGGTCCGGATTCTCGATACCGCGCCGGTCGAATCTCACGCGCCGGTCCACTATGGAGTGGCACTCCCCTGGACGGCGAAGAACATCTCGGGAGCCGACGACTTTGTCGAGTTCTTACTGACGCCGCAAATCCAGACACTCCTACAACAATATGGATTCGACCGCGTATCACCCGATGTCGGCGCGACTCGGTCGCAGGAGGGACAGCGATGA
- a CDS encoding Phosphate-selective porin O and P, with the protein MRTFGMAMSFVFGAALLSAPPAPAVEEGQLVKKDGKWEYVSTEDPGLKYLYLKGIITQQEYERGLKVLETKEYAAKPNYSIDVNNGLNIRVGSKFLLKMRLLTQVRYTYHTYNEGWATIGDSRNPEVLGGQVEFRAVRKQSNTSDFTVPRARLQFLGYAFDPDLRYNFSVAFDQTEWDQEGGSGRASILDAYVSSWHIPWATIQVGQQRVWFNRALISSMATSSFADNLIVQNAFAANQVNRRDIGINILSDEDQYKFNYAVGIYNGTGRNLAEEGVAVSQALPNNNSIPAAQRRTFNYDTRFLTGEMMYTVRLLYKISGNPGYGQGDILNSRTPQIALAAGYAYNPAQNYLSSIRSDIVDRYYRQQVAKNFNGRLLGGGVYDFQTYEVDVIAKYQGWSLQAEGYYRHQRVRSHDSGTIAFDPTTVPLGPQVELGQAYGWYVQAGKYIIPRKLELAVRYGFMDPSTRQTHDLTKEFGVALNYSFDGTYNNRLIIDYTNFTIGSGGSAPDRAPFETLPGFGRDLVENRINVQYQFYF; encoded by the coding sequence ATGAGAACGTTCGGTATGGCCATGTCGTTCGTCTTTGGAGCGGCCCTGCTTTCAGCGCCACCGGCACCAGCCGTCGAGGAAGGGCAGCTCGTCAAAAAGGACGGCAAGTGGGAGTATGTCTCGACGGAAGACCCGGGACTGAAATATCTCTATCTCAAAGGCATCATCACGCAGCAGGAGTACGAGCGCGGTCTCAAGGTCCTTGAGACGAAAGAATACGCGGCGAAACCGAACTACAGCATCGACGTCAACAATGGACTGAACATCCGTGTCGGCTCGAAGTTCCTGCTGAAGATGCGGCTGCTCACTCAGGTGCGATACACCTACCACACCTACAATGAAGGTTGGGCGACGATCGGTGATTCCAGAAACCCGGAAGTTCTTGGAGGACAGGTCGAATTCAGGGCCGTCAGAAAGCAGAGCAACACCAGTGATTTCACGGTACCCCGAGCCAGACTCCAATTTCTGGGTTATGCGTTCGATCCCGACCTTCGCTACAACTTTTCTGTGGCCTTTGATCAAACGGAATGGGACCAAGAAGGCGGCAGTGGACGAGCCAGCATTCTCGATGCGTATGTCTCTTCCTGGCACATCCCCTGGGCGACGATCCAGGTCGGGCAACAGCGGGTGTGGTTCAATCGCGCGCTCATTTCTTCAATGGCGACGTCGTCTTTTGCAGACAACTTGATCGTGCAGAACGCCTTCGCCGCCAACCAAGTGAACCGGCGCGACATCGGCATCAATATTTTGAGCGATGAAGATCAGTACAAATTCAACTATGCCGTGGGTATCTACAATGGAACCGGCCGAAATCTGGCAGAGGAAGGCGTCGCCGTCAGCCAAGCATTGCCCAACAACAATAGTATTCCCGCTGCCCAGCGGCGCACCTTTAACTATGACACGCGCTTTCTTACAGGCGAAATGATGTACACCGTCCGCCTGCTCTATAAAATCTCCGGCAATCCCGGGTATGGCCAAGGAGATATTCTGAATTCCCGCACTCCGCAAATCGCCCTTGCGGCAGGGTATGCGTATAACCCCGCGCAGAACTATCTCAGCTCGATTCGATCCGACATCGTCGATCGCTACTATCGCCAGCAGGTGGCCAAGAACTTCAACGGGAGACTGCTTGGGGGAGGCGTTTATGATTTCCAGACCTACGAAGTGGATGTTATCGCCAAGTATCAGGGATGGTCCTTACAGGCGGAAGGCTACTATCGCCATCAACGTGTGCGTTCCCATGACTCAGGAACGATCGCCTTCGATCCGACGACCGTGCCTCTCGGCCCGCAAGTCGAGTTAGGGCAGGCCTATGGATGGTACGTACAGGCCGGCAAGTACATCATTCCACGGAAGCTCGAATTGGCCGTACGCTATGGGTTTATGGATCCGTCGACGAGACAGACGCACGACCTCACCAAGGAATTCGGTGTCGCGTTGAACTATAGCTTCGATGGGACATACAACAACCGCCTGATTATCGATTACACGAACTTCACGATCGGCAGCGGAGGCAGTGCCCCCGACCGTGCCCCCTTTGAAACATTGCCGGGATTCGGGCGCGACCTCGTCGAAAATCGAATCAATGTGCAGTACCAATTCTATTTCTAG